From the genome of Thermodesulfobacteriota bacterium, one region includes:
- a CDS encoding aspartate kinase: protein MALIVQKYGGTSVGDTERIRRVVRRVIETKKQGNDVVVVLSAMAGETNKLISLAHQITEDPDPRELDVLVSTGEQITIALFAIAAKTMGCDARSFLGHQVRILTDNAYGKARITDIDTSLIRENLRQGRIIVIAGFQGIDADGNITTLGRGGSDTTAVAVASALGADLCEIFTDVEGVFTTDPNVCSNARKIDRISYDELLEMASLGAKVMEIRSVEFAKRYNVPMHIRSSFNNNPGTMVVQEEEEMEDRVVTGVTYNKSEARITLTKVPDKPGIAARIFTPISDANIAVDMIIQNTRASDLTDLTFTVPRADFRKAMEIVQRLGKEIGCERVMGDENIAKVSLIGLGMRNHVGIAGKMFGTLATHNINIMMISTSEIKISAIIDEKYTELAVRVLHDAFELGGTKDMPETT from the coding sequence ATGGCTTTAATCGTACAAAAATACGGCGGGACATCGGTCGGCGATACAGAGAGGATCAGACGGGTAGTCCGGAGGGTCATCGAAACCAAAAAACAGGGAAACGACGTGGTGGTCGTGCTTTCCGCCATGGCTGGCGAAACAAATAAGCTTATCTCACTGGCCCATCAGATAACTGAAGACCCTGATCCGCGCGAACTGGATGTACTTGTTTCTACGGGTGAGCAAATAACCATCGCCCTCTTTGCCATAGCCGCCAAAACCATGGGCTGCGATGCCCGTTCTTTTCTCGGCCACCAGGTCCGTATTCTAACCGATAACGCCTATGGCAAGGCCCGTATTACAGATATTGATACATCTCTGATTAGAGAAAACCTGAGACAGGGACGTATTATAGTTATTGCCGGGTTCCAGGGCATAGATGCCGATGGGAATATTACCACCCTGGGACGGGGCGGATCAGACACTACAGCGGTTGCGGTAGCGTCCGCACTGGGCGCCGATTTATGCGAGATATTTACAGACGTAGAAGGGGTCTTTACCACCGATCCCAATGTCTGTTCCAATGCCCGCAAGATAGATCGCATCTCTTATGATGAGCTGCTGGAAATGGCCAGCCTGGGGGCAAAGGTCATGGAGATCCGGTCGGTAGAATTTGCAAAACGATATAATGTTCCCATGCATATACGTTCATCTTTCAACAACAATCCAGGGACAATGGTTGTACAGGAGGAAGAAGAAATGGAAGATAGAGTGGTGACGGGCGTAACCTATAACAAAAGCGAGGCCCGCATTACCCTGACCAAGGTGCCGGACAAGCCGGGCATTGCTGCCAGGATATTCACACCTATTTCAGATGCCAACATTGCTGTGGATATGATTATTCAGAACACCCGGGCCTCAGACCTGACCGATCTCACCTTTACCGTACCCAGGGCCGATTTCAGAAAGGCCATGGAGATAGTGCAACGGCTCGGAAAAGAGATCGGCTGTGAACGCGTTATGGGTGATGAGAATATCGCCAAGGTCTCCCTGATCGGTCTGGGTATGCGTAACCACGTAGGTATCGCCGGCAAGATGTTTGGCACCCTGGCCACGCACAACATAAACATCATGATGATAAGCACCTCTGAAATAAAGATTTCAGCAATTATAGACGAGAAATATACCGAACTGGCCGTTCGTGTCCTGCATGATGCATTCGAATTGGGAGGCACAAAAGACATGCCGGAAACCACGTAG
- the tsaE gene encoding tRNA (adenosine(37)-N6)-threonylcarbamoyltransferase complex ATPase subunit type 1 TsaE, producing the protein MAKAITITCKNPVETFNLGIGLGEILAGGDVVTLQGELGAGKTWFTKGIAHGLGITNTNAVTSPSFTIINEYQGRLPLFHMDFYRLENEEAASDLGLEEYFYGQGVTVIEWPERLAGIIPAGRLEVRFIFSAEDKREIVLIPHGKDWEERIAKIAENLVH; encoded by the coding sequence ATGGCCAAAGCGATAACCATCACCTGTAAAAATCCCGTTGAGACCTTTAACCTGGGTATCGGCCTGGGGGAAATTTTAGCGGGCGGCGACGTGGTGACTTTACAAGGCGAACTTGGGGCCGGTAAAACCTGGTTCACCAAAGGAATCGCCCACGGATTGGGGATAACTAATACCAATGCCGTAACCAGCCCCTCTTTTACCATAATTAACGAATACCAGGGGCGTTTGCCGCTATTTCACATGGACTTTTACCGGCTGGAAAACGAAGAGGCGGCATCTGATCTGGGGCTGGAAGAATATTTCTATGGGCAAGGAGTGACCGTAATAGAATGGCCGGAACGTCTGGCCGGGATTATACCTGCCGGCCGGCTGGAAGTCCGCTTTATCTTTTCGGCGGAAGATAAAAGAGAGATTGTACTTATACCCCATGGTAAAGACTGGGAAGAAAGAATTGCAAAAATTGCCGAAAATTTAGTACATTGA